Proteins encoded by one window of Fusobacterium mortiferum ATCC 9817:
- a CDS encoding alpha-galactosidase: MNIIFNEQTKEFHIFNNNISYVIKVLRNGQLGQLYFGKKIRHRDDFGHLIESKNRPMTQYMYEKDYSFSLEHLKQEYPCYGTTDYRYPAFEIKQENGSTITEFEYVSHNIFKGKKSLKGLPATYVESDEEAMTLEVLLKDKLTEVELTLSYTIFKDYDAITRNARFENKGEKAVDLTRALSLNLDLPDYDYECIHLSGAWSRERYIKTRKLEMGIQAISSTKGISSNNQNPFIALKRPETTETLGEAIGFSLVYSGNFLAQIEVDTYDVSRVSMGINPFGFTWHLDSKEEFQTPEAVIVYSDSGLNTMSQTFHNLFGKRLARGEWRDKVRPILVNNWEGTYFDFDDEKILNIARAAKEDGIELFVLDDGWFGTRNDDHQGLGDWFSNREKLQDGVEGLSHKIEELGMKFGLWFEPEMVNKNSDLFRKYPDWILHVPGRNQSHGRNQFVLDYSRKEVVDYIYNMMAEVIRNSKISYIKWDMNRCLTECYSVALPPERQGEVFHRYVLGVYDLYDRLTKEFPHILFESCSSGGARFDAAMLYYAPQCWTSDDTDAIERLKIQYGTSMVYPVSSMGAHVSVTPNHQVQRMTPIETRANVAFFGAFGYELDMSKLSEEEHRKVREQVEFFKEYREIFQFGTFYRLLSPFISNIVSWMVVSKDQKTALVGYYKVLNDVNCAYRRVKLQGLNPEFNYTIANFNNPKEVATQNCYGDELMNLGLLTTDPSSGQVLDGTRKSNDFDSTIFILKSN, from the coding sequence ATGAATATTATTTTTAATGAGCAAACTAAAGAGTTCCATATTTTTAATAATAATATTAGTTATGTTATTAAAGTTTTAAGAAATGGACAACTAGGACAACTATATTTTGGAAAAAAAATAAGACATAGAGATGATTTTGGACATCTTATTGAAAGTAAAAATCGTCCTATGACTCAATATATGTATGAAAAAGATTACTCTTTTTCATTAGAGCATCTAAAACAAGAGTATCCTTGCTATGGAACTACTGATTATAGATACCCAGCTTTTGAAATCAAACAAGAAAATGGAAGTACAATAACAGAGTTTGAATATGTATCTCACAATATATTTAAAGGAAAAAAATCTTTAAAAGGATTACCAGCAACTTATGTAGAATCTGATGAAGAAGCTATGACATTAGAGGTACTTTTAAAAGATAAATTAACTGAAGTTGAGCTTACTCTATCTTATACAATTTTTAAAGATTATGATGCTATCACTAGAAATGCTAGATTTGAAAACAAAGGAGAAAAAGCAGTAGACTTGACTAGAGCTCTTAGCTTAAACTTAGATTTACCAGATTATGACTATGAATGTATACACCTTTCAGGTGCTTGGTCAAGAGAGCGTTATATAAAAACTCGTAAATTAGAAATGGGAATACAAGCTATAAGCAGTACTAAAGGAATATCAAGTAATAATCAAAATCCTTTTATAGCTTTAAAACGTCCTGAAACAACTGAAACTTTAGGAGAAGCTATTGGTTTTTCTCTAGTATATAGTGGAAATTTTTTAGCACAAATTGAAGTAGATACTTATGATGTTTCTCGTGTTTCTATGGGAATAAATCCTTTTGGCTTTACTTGGCATTTAGACTCTAAAGAGGAGTTTCAAACTCCAGAAGCTGTAATTGTTTACTCGGATTCTGGTTTAAATACAATGAGCCAAACTTTCCACAATCTTTTTGGAAAAAGACTTGCAAGAGGAGAGTGGAGAGATAAAGTTAGACCTATACTAGTTAATAACTGGGAAGGAACATACTTTGACTTTGATGATGAAAAAATCTTAAATATTGCTAGAGCAGCAAAAGAAGATGGAATAGAGTTATTTGTACTAGACGATGGTTGGTTTGGAACTAGAAATGATGACCACCAAGGATTAGGAGATTGGTTCTCTAATAGAGAAAAACTTCAAGATGGGGTAGAGGGATTATCTCATAAAATAGAAGAGCTTGGAATGAAATTTGGATTATGGTTTGAACCTGAAATGGTAAATAAAAATAGTGATCTTTTCCGTAAATATCCAGATTGGATTTTACATGTTCCTGGACGTAATCAATCGCATGGAAGAAATCAATTTGTTTTAGACTATTCTAGAAAAGAAGTTGTAGATTATATCTATAATATGATGGCAGAAGTTATTAGAAACTCTAAAATATCATATATTAAATGGGATATGAATCGTTGTTTAACTGAGTGTTACTCTGTAGCTCTTCCACCTGAAAGACAAGGAGAAGTTTTCCACAGATATGTTTTAGGAGTATATGATTTATATGATAGACTAACTAAAGAGTTCCCTCATATCTTATTTGAATCATGTTCAAGTGGTGGGGCAAGATTTGATGCTGCTATGCTTTATTATGCTCCTCAATGTTGGACAAGTGATGACACTGATGCTATTGAAAGATTAAAAATTCAATATGGTACATCAATGGTTTACCCTGTTTCTTCTATGGGAGCACATGTTTCTGTTACTCCTAACCACCAAGTACAACGTATGACTCCTATTGAAACTCGTGCTAATGTAGCTTTCTTTGGAGCTTTTGGATATGAGCTAGATATGAGTAAACTAAGTGAAGAGGAACATAGAAAAGTTCGTGAACAAGTAGAGTTTTTCAAAGAATATAGAGAAATCTTCCAATTTGGTACTTTCTATCGTCTACTTAGTCCATTTATAAGTAATATTGTTTCTTGGATGGTTGTTTCTAAAGATCAAAAAACTGCTTTAGTAGGATATTATAAAGTACTTAATGATGTAAACTGTGCATATAGAAGAGTAAAACTACAAGGATTAAATCCAGAGTTTAACTATACAATAGCTAATTTTAATAATCCAAAAGAAGTAGCTACTCAAAATTGTTATGGAGATGAACTAATGAATCTAGGACTTTTAACTACTGACCCATCTTCTGGACAAGTGCTTGATGGAACTAGAAAATCTAATGATTTTGATTCGACAATCTTTATATTAAAAAGTAACTAA
- a CDS encoding glycoside hydrolase family 32 protein produces MNKRPLFHFTPIKNWMNDPNGLCYYKGKYHLFYQHNPENLYWGNMTWGHATSDDLFNWEHLPYAISPDIPEDIDGCFSGSGFVKDDELYLAYTGVIMTTKKINEYGNTVTVGENDLISTQLFAKSKDGFTFEKLSEPKIVAPERYCTAHFRDPKIWGKNGKYYMVLGGKKDNKGRVLFYQSEDFKNWKFVNEIYEENMGFMWECPDFFELDGKSILVFSPQGIGKEGQEHLAGYYMGDFDYETGKLTHKEFQVLDNGFELYAPQTFKDKKGRRIMIAWLVNHHPFPEENWTGMMTLPRELKIIDDKLYMYPVEEFNKYRRNLEIYKKVDTEFQIEMADKVYDIEFKLNCDKDFEIVIGDKEKKGLKLTYSSQDKRIIFDRNGAVNNFESLEIFGTKRVVNYTLSDDTDFRIIRDKNVVEIYINNGEKVFTSLVNFTEEQNFLTIVGESNVIKVYSLKN; encoded by the coding sequence ATGAATAAAAGACCACTATTTCATTTTACACCTATAAAAAATTGGATGAATGACCCTAATGGGCTTTGTTATTACAAGGGAAAATATCATCTATTCTATCAACATAATCCTGAAAATCTATATTGGGGAAATATGACTTGGGGACATGCTACAAGTGATGACCTATTTAATTGGGAGCATCTCCCTTATGCTATATCTCCAGATATTCCTGAAGATATAGATGGTTGTTTTTCTGGAAGTGGATTTGTAAAAGATGATGAATTATATCTTGCTTATACTGGGGTAATAATGACTACAAAAAAAATAAATGAGTATGGAAATACTGTAACAGTAGGGGAGAATGATTTAATATCTACACAACTTTTTGCTAAATCAAAAGATGGATTTACTTTTGAAAAATTATCTGAACCTAAGATAGTTGCTCCAGAGAGATATTGTACAGCTCATTTTAGAGACCCTAAAATATGGGGAAAAAATGGAAAATACTATATGGTATTAGGGGGAAAAAAGGACAATAAAGGGAGAGTTCTATTCTATCAAAGTGAAGATTTTAAAAACTGGAAATTTGTTAATGAGATTTATGAAGAAAATATGGGATTTATGTGGGAATGTCCAGATTTTTTTGAATTAGATGGAAAATCTATATTAGTATTTAGTCCACAAGGAATAGGAAAAGAGGGACAGGAACATCTTGCAGGTTACTATATGGGAGATTTTGACTATGAAACAGGAAAACTTACCCATAAAGAGTTTCAAGTATTAGATAATGGTTTTGAATTATATGCTCCTCAAACTTTTAAAGATAAGAAAGGAAGAAGAATAATGATAGCTTGGCTTGTAAATCATCATCCTTTCCCAGAGGAAAATTGGACAGGAATGATGACTCTTCCACGTGAATTAAAAATAATAGATGATAAATTATATATGTATCCTGTGGAAGAATTTAATAAGTATAGAAGAAATTTAGAAATATATAAAAAGGTGGATACTGAATTTCAAATTGAAATGGCAGATAAAGTTTATGATATAGAGTTTAAATTGAATTGTGATAAAGATTTTGAAATTGTAATTGGAGATAAAGAGAAAAAAGGATTAAAGCTAACTTATAGTTCTCAAGATAAGAGGATAATCTTTGATAGAAACGGAGCAGTTAATAATTTTGAATCTCTTGAAATATTTGGAACAAAGAGGGTAGTCAATTATACTTTAAGTGATGATACAGATTTTAGAATAATCAGAGATAAAAATGTTGTAGAGATATACATCAACAATGGAGAAAAAGTTTTTACAAGCTTAGTTAATTTTACTGAGGAACAAAACTTTCTTACAATAGTTGGAGAATCTAATGTAATTAAAGTTTATTCTTTAAAAAATTAA